Proteins found in one Triticum aestivum cultivar Chinese Spring chromosome 4D, IWGSC CS RefSeq v2.1, whole genome shotgun sequence genomic segment:
- the LOC123098007 gene encoding probable carboxylesterase 17: MIRRRMGALHVGEPRVSFQQQVGKNGGGHGAVVEEIHGLIRVYKDGHVERLPAIPDVPCTWGSTAAASGVLARDVAVDRATGVWARLYAPAAAAGKVPVVVYFHGGGFSVGSAAWSCYHEFLAQLPARAGCAVMSVDYRLAPENRLPAAFDDGLTALRWLRQQASRNAAASDEVSWWRSRCRFDRVFLMGDSAGAAIAFHVAARAGQGQLGALAPLSVKGAILIQPFFGGEARTASEKSMPQPPGSALSLSTSDSYWRMALPAGAGRDHPWCNPLARGAPRLETLALPPVLVCISEADILRDRNLELCRALRKAGKSVEQATYGGVGHAFQVLHNCHLSQPRTQEMLAHIRAFVSARSS; this comes from the coding sequence ATGAtaaggaggaggatgggggcacTGCACGTCGGCGAGCCGCGGGTCAGCTTCCAGCAGCAGGTCGGCAAGAACGGCGGGGGCCACGGCGCCGTCGTGGAGGAGATACACGGGCTCATCCGCGTGTACAAGGACGGGCACGTGGAGCGCCTCCCGGCGATCCCCGACGTCCCCTGCACGTGGGGCTCGACGGCCGCCGCGAGCGGCGTCCTCGCGCGCGACGTGGCGGTCGACCGCGCCACGGGGGTGTGGGCGCGCCTGTACGCGCCGGCCGCCGCGGCGGGGAAGGTCCCCGTGGTGGTGTACTTCCACGGCGGCGGGTTCAGCGTCGGCTCCGCCGCGTGGAGCTGCTACCACGAGTTCCTCGCCCAGCTCCCCGCGCGGGCGGGCTGCGCCGTGATGTCCGTCGACTACCGCCTGGCGCCGGAGAACCGCCTGCCCGCCGCGTTCGACGACGGGCTCACGGCGCTGCGGTGGCTGCGGCAGCAAGCGAGCAGAAACGCGGCCGCCTCCGACGAGGTCTCGTGGTGGCGCAGCCGGTGCAGGTTCGACCGCGTGTTCCTCATGGGCGACAGCGCGGGCGCCGCCATCGCGTTCCACGTCGCGGCGCGGGCCGGGCAGGGCCAGCTGGGCGCGCTGGCGCCGCTCTCGGTCAAGGGAGCCATACTGATCCAGCCCTTCTTCGGCGGGGAGGCCCGCACGGCGTCGGAGAAGAGCATGCCGCAGCCGCCGGGGTCGGCGCTGAGCCTGTCGACCTCGGACAGCTACTGGCGCATGGCGCTCCCGGCCGGCGCCGGGCGCGACCACCCCTGGTGCAACCCGCTGGCCCGCGGCGCCCCCCGGCTGGAGACGCTGGCGCTGCCGCCCGTGCTGGTGTGCATCTCGGAGGCGGACATCCTGCGCGACCGGAACCTGGAGCTGTGCAGGGCGCTGCGGAAGGCCGGCAAGAGCGTGGAGCAGGCGACGTACGGCGGCGTGGGGCACGCCTTCCAGGTGCTCCACAACTGCCACCTGTCCCAGCCGCGCACGCAGGAGATGCTCGCGCACATCCGGGCCTTCGTCAGCGCCAGGTCCAGCTGA